GGCGTAGGATCTGAATTTAGTGTTATCTTACCGTTATAGATGCAAACTAAACCGTCCCCTTCTGTTATACTATAAAAACTTTTATTTAACATACACCAGGATATGAATAAGGAAATAAAGATTGCAGTTGTTGAAGACGACGAAAACCTAAGGTTTTTGGTGTCGCATCGTCTTCGGAATGAAGGATACGTGGTTTGTGAATCAGCTAATGGAGATGATGCAACAGAACTTATATTGAGCGAACAGCCCGATATAGTCTTGCTCGACTGGATGCTGCCGGGAAAACAAGGCTCTGATATTTGCCAGGAAGTAAGGGCCCAGGGGTTTGAAAAGATTATCATCATGATGACAGCAAAAGCACAGGACGTAGATAAGATAGATGCATACAATTTTGGTGTATCCGACTACGTTACAAAGCCGTTTAATATGGATGTTCTGGTGGCCTTGCTGGAGAATAAAGTGAAGTATGTGGTCAATAATGACAAGTCGGAAGTAAGCAAGTTTGGCGACATCGAGCATCATCCCCACACTCATTCGCTGATTAAAGGCGGAAAGAAAATAGAACTCACTATTTTGGAGAACCGCATCCTGTTATACTTTCTCCAGAATGTCAATAAGGTAGTTCAGCGCGAAGAACTTATGATGGTTGTATGGGGATACAATTCGGACGTGAACACCAGGACGCTGGATATGCACATAGTGAGGTTGAGAAAGAAATTAGAAGATAATCAGGATGCGCCGACTTACCTCAAAACTGTGCGCGGTGTGGGATATAAATTTGTAATATAATTACGTTGGAAATACCTGCCGGTGCTAAAGCACGAGAGCAAATAGCCAGTTAAAAAGAAGAACCATAATAAACTGAAGGATCATAATGCCGTCGATATAGAGAAAGTAGTAATACTCATTCTTCTTAATCGACGATTTGAATATTAAAAAGCCACTCAGTAAGATAGTAACAGTTAAGCCCCAGAAGTTAGCGTCGGGTACCTTTGTAAAGAGGAATAGCAGAGTGATGTATGCTAGAAGTAAAAGCTGGCAAAAAAGATAAGCTTTCCGTTCGCCTAATATCACCGGGATTGTTTTCAGGTTGTAGTTACGATCTTGGAACAAGTCCCTTATATCGAACGGAACAGTAATCGCTGCTATAAAGAGGAAGCGTTTTCCAACAAGGAGTATTGTGTCGGCGGCGGAGATAGTAATCAGGTTCATGGCCGCTGTTTCTACTATCGGTAAAAGCACACAGCTTAGCGACCAGATTAATGCAATGAGGAATAGCTTAAGACCCGGGATATTGCGAAGCCCGAACTTTTTTTCATTCATTGTAAATAAAGGCAGATTGTAAGCCACTGCAATCACTGCCAGGAAGAATAAGAGAATAAGAGAGGGTACCGATAAAAACAGGCCGAGGGACAACAGGGATATAATAGCAATAATAGTTAAAGTAACCATCATGCGGTAATGCCCGAAAATCCATCGAACCCTTCTGAACGGTGATTTTTTGGCGTTCGCAGGTTTTGAGAGCAGCATGCTGAAGTTGTACAATGCCAGTGTAGAGCAAAACAGTACCCCCAGTACATGCTGATCTGGCTTGATATGGAGGAGCTTATAGGTGACAAGAGCTTGTGCCACTGCACAAAGGGCGATAAAGATATTGCTGAATAGAAGAAAGTCTATAGATTGACGAATGGTCCTATTTATAAATACAGACTTGGGGTCGGGCATGTAATTTCTTATAAATTAAATACTTAAGCACGTTTTAATTCAAATATCGTAATTTCAGGCAATATTCCAACTCTTCCTGGATATCCCAGGAATCCATATCCTACATTTACATATAATTGCTGCTGCTTCTCCTGATACAAGCCCGCCCACTCTTTATAAATATACTGAACAGGGCTCCATTGATATTCTTTAGTCCTTACGCCAAACTGCATGCCATGAGTATGGCCGCTGAAGGTAGCATCAATGTCTGTATAACCAAGTACCTGTGCCCTCCAGTGGGAGGGATCATGTGACAAAAGAAGTTTGAGAGGGGCGTCCTCCGTTCCTTTCATTGAGAGGTCAAGCCTTCCATGTCTTACAAACCGGCCTGCTCCCCAATTTTCTACTCCGAGAATTGCTATTTCTTCGCCATTTATTTTAAGTCGTCTGTTCTCATTCAAGAGCAGATCGTAGCCCATATTTTTGTGTATTGTTTTAATATCAGCAAGATTCTTTGCTTTTGCAGGCGAAGGCTCCCTCCCGAAATAGTAGTCGCCATAGTCGTGATTGCCTAATACCGAGAAAACGCCAAGTGGCGCTTTTACTTTATTAAAGATATCCTGGTAATCTTTCATTTCACTGGCCACATTGTTAACCAAATCGCCGGTAAAAAAGATGAAGTCGGGCTTTTCGGCCATTAACATTTCGACCCCACCAAGCACTGCTTTTCTTCTATAGAAACTGCCTGAATGAATATCTGAGATCTGTCCCAGTGTTATACCATCAAATGCTTTCGGCAGATTAGGGAAGTATAAAGTACGCCTTTTAACCCTGTAATCATATCCTCCTTCTATAATCCCCCAGCTCAGGGAGGCAAAAGGAATAGCAGCAACGGCGATACCAGCCTTAACTAAAAACTCCGAGCGGCTTATTTTTTCAGGATTATCCTGTGCCGGGACTCCCCCGGTATGCTTGGGACCACCTCTTTTTCTTCTGGCCCATACTACCCCACGCCGGATATCATCAATGAACAGAAAAGGAAGGAAAAAAACTTTAGTCACAAAGGTGATAAAAAAAGCTACCAGTATGACTGCCCTGACAGCAAGTATCAGGTTGAGGAATATGCTGGCAAAAACTCCGGCTATAAGGAGAATGGAATACCCCCACCATATGAATTTAAACGGAGGGGAACTCTTGCTCCACCGTTTTTCTATGATGGGTGTAAGCGCCTTGAAGATATACCAGTCTATCAGTAAAAGCAGACAGCTGATGATAAGCAAGGGAATAATACGATCTGACATATAAACTAAAAAATAAACGCTCCTTACAGGAAGGATATAAAGGTGATATTATTCTTCGTAATTTTCGTCGTCTTCATCAAATTTTGCGTTAAACAGACTATCGAACATGTCTTTAAATGCATAACCATTATCCAGATGAGATTTACTAATCTGAGAAAACTCTGAAAGTCCATGCAGCAAAAACTCCATGAGAAGTAACTTCTGACTTTCACTTAGATGAGGATGGAACTGTTTTATTACACCTTTTAATCCAGGAACTGAAAGGAGAGCTTCTTTATACTCTCCTAATGATTGATTGTCCTGGATGTTTAAAGCATTACCCACGCCAAACCAATCAATGATATCGGCATACGGATTTTTACCCTTAGCCCTCTTAAGTTTCTCAGGGTCCGGAAAATACTGTAACATTAAAGTTTTGATCGCCTTCCCGAGCAGAATATTAGCAACACTTGCAGAGCCTTCCTGTTCACCTTCGTATACCAGCTCAATTTTGCCGGTTATGGCGGGGATTACACCAACAAAGTCAGCGATCCTTACAAAGGTGCGTCCTTCGCCGTTAAGCAGCATTCTTCTTTCAGCGTTGCTGATAAGGTTTTCGTATGCTGTAATGGTGAGGCGGGCAGACACGCCCGACTTTTTATCAATGTACTCAGAATTTCGGGCCTCAAAGGCTATTTGCTCCACAAGGTCCTTTACCAGGCCATCAGCTTCGATTTTTTCTCTCTGATCAGGAGTTAAAGAAGCTTCCTGCTGCGTGATCTTTCTTGATATTTCGATGCTCCGGGGATAGTGGGTAAGGATCTGGCTTTCTATCCTGTCTTTTAAAGGTGTAACAATCGAACCACGGTTGGTATAGTCTTCCGGATTGGCCGTAAATACAAACTGAACATCCAGCGGAAGGCGAAGTTTGAACCCCCTGATCTGAATGTCTTTTTCCTGGAGAATATTAAAGAGGGCTACCTGGATGCGAGCCTGAAGATCGGGCAGCTCATTGATCACAAAGATGCCGCGGTGTGCACGGGGAATCAGTCCGAAATGAATTACCCGCTCGTCTGAATAAGCCATTTTCATCGTAGCAGCTTTAATCGGATCGACGTCGCCTATCAAGTCGGCTACTGTTACGTCAGGAGTAGCGAGTTTTTCGGTATAACGCTCTGAGCGGTGCATCCATGCAATGGGCGTTTGGTCTCCCTGTTCTTCCAGCCGCTTACGTGCAAACCACGAAATGGCATTAAACGGATCGTCAAATAGTTCTGAACCATCAACATAGGGGATGTATTCGTCAAGAAGGTTCACCATCAGGCGCGCGATACGT
The window above is part of the Arcticibacter tournemirensis genome. Proteins encoded here:
- a CDS encoding response regulator transcription factor, translated to MNKEIKIAVVEDDENLRFLVSHRLRNEGYVVCESANGDDATELILSEQPDIVLLDWMLPGKQGSDICQEVRAQGFEKIIIMMTAKAQDVDKIDAYNFGVSDYVTKPFNMDVLVALLENKVKYVVNNDKSEVSKFGDIEHHPHTHSLIKGGKKIELTILENRILLYFLQNVNKVVQREELMMVVWGYNSDVNTRTLDMHIVRLRKKLEDNQDAPTYLKTVRGVGYKFVI
- a CDS encoding metallophosphoesterase, with translation MSDRIIPLLIISCLLLLIDWYIFKALTPIIEKRWSKSSPPFKFIWWGYSILLIAGVFASIFLNLILAVRAVILVAFFITFVTKVFFLPFLFIDDIRRGVVWARRKRGGPKHTGGVPAQDNPEKISRSEFLVKAGIAVAAIPFASLSWGIIEGGYDYRVKRRTLYFPNLPKAFDGITLGQISDIHSGSFYRRKAVLGGVEMLMAEKPDFIFFTGDLVNNVASEMKDYQDIFNKVKAPLGVFSVLGNHDYGDYYFGREPSPAKAKNLADIKTIHKNMGYDLLLNENRRLKINGEEIAILGVENWGAGRFVRHGRLDLSMKGTEDAPLKLLLSHDPSHWRAQVLGYTDIDATFSGHTHGMQFGVRTKEYQWSPVQYIYKEWAGLYQEKQQQLYVNVGYGFLGYPGRVGILPEITIFELKRA
- a CDS encoding sigma 54-interacting transcriptional regulator codes for the protein MSKLLEIKTFGELKSSGYKPRSIKQELRENLIKQLKNKEAEFEGIIGYEDTVIPDLHTAILSKHNILLLGLRGQAKTRIARLMVNLLDEYIPYVDGSELFDDPFNAISWFARKRLEEQGDQTPIAWMHRSERYTEKLATPDVTVADLIGDVDPIKAATMKMAYSDERVIHFGLIPRAHRGIFVINELPDLQARIQVALFNILQEKDIQIRGFKLRLPLDVQFVFTANPEDYTNRGSIVTPLKDRIESQILTHYPRSIEISRKITQQEASLTPDQREKIEADGLVKDLVEQIAFEARNSEYIDKKSGVSARLTITAYENLISNAERRMLLNGEGRTFVRIADFVGVIPAITGKIELVYEGEQEGSASVANILLGKAIKTLMLQYFPDPEKLKRAKGKNPYADIIDWFGVGNALNIQDNQSLGEYKEALLSVPGLKGVIKQFHPHLSESQKLLLMEFLLHGLSEFSQISKSHLDNGYAFKDMFDSLFNAKFDEDDENYEE
- a CDS encoding UbiA family prenyltransferase, translating into MPDPKSVFINRTIRQSIDFLLFSNIFIALCAVAQALVTYKLLHIKPDQHVLGVLFCSTLALYNFSMLLSKPANAKKSPFRRVRWIFGHYRMMVTLTIIAIISLLSLGLFLSVPSLILLFFLAVIAVAYNLPLFTMNEKKFGLRNIPGLKLFLIALIWSLSCVLLPIVETAAMNLITISAADTILLVGKRFLFIAAITVPFDIRDLFQDRNYNLKTIPVILGERKAYLFCQLLLLAYITLLFLFTKVPDANFWGLTVTILLSGFLIFKSSIKKNEYYYFLYIDGIMILQFIMVLLFNWLFALVL